A region of Flavobacterium indicum GPTSA100-9 = DSM 17447 DNA encodes the following proteins:
- a CDS encoding NAD(P)/FAD-dependent oxidoreductase: MIETDILIIGAGPTGLFAVFEAGLLQLKCHIIDALPQPGGQLAELYPKKPIFDIPGYPSVLAGELVDNLMEQIKQFQPGFTLSETAETIEKLEDGSFIVTTNKGTKHHAKAVAIAGGLGTFEPRKPAIENIAFYEEKGVEYFVKNPDQFKDKNIVIAGGGDSALDWSVFLSNIAKSVTLVHRRNEFRGALDSVEKVQELKKAGKINLITPAEVVAIHGEHQVEAVTLEINGEQQKLETDFFIPLFGLTPKLGAIANWGLEIEKNAIKVNNALDYQTNIEGIYAIGDVNIYPGKLKLILCGFHEATLMCQSVYNRINPGKRYVLKYTTVSGVDGFDGTRKEAEKAVVKAIE, translated from the coding sequence ATGATTGAAACAGATATACTTATAATTGGAGCTGGTCCAACAGGACTTTTTGCGGTTTTTGAAGCCGGATTATTGCAATTAAAATGTCATATTATCGACGCCTTACCGCAACCTGGTGGGCAGTTGGCCGAATTATATCCTAAAAAACCAATCTTCGATATTCCAGGTTATCCATCTGTTTTGGCAGGTGAATTAGTCGATAATTTAATGGAACAAATCAAACAGTTTCAACCTGGTTTTACATTGTCGGAAACAGCAGAAACCATTGAAAAATTAGAGGATGGATCGTTTATAGTTACCACAAATAAAGGGACAAAACATCATGCTAAAGCGGTAGCTATTGCAGGTGGTTTGGGTACTTTTGAACCTAGAAAACCTGCTATTGAAAATATTGCTTTTTATGAAGAAAAAGGAGTAGAGTATTTTGTTAAAAACCCTGATCAATTTAAAGATAAAAATATTGTCATAGCTGGCGGGGGAGACTCGGCCTTAGATTGGAGTGTGTTTTTATCTAATATTGCAAAATCGGTAACTTTAGTGCATAGAAGAAACGAATTTAGAGGAGCTTTAGATTCTGTTGAAAAAGTGCAAGAATTAAAAAAAGCGGGTAAAATTAACCTTATTACTCCAGCAGAAGTGGTAGCCATTCATGGAGAACATCAGGTAGAAGCAGTTACATTAGAAATTAATGGTGAGCAACAAAAATTAGAAACGGATTTTTTTATTCCTCTTTTTGGACTTACTCCTAAATTAGGAGCAATTGCGAATTGGGGCTTGGAAATTGAAAAGAATGCGATTAAAGTTAATAATGCATTGGATTACCAAACCAATATTGAAGGGATTTATGCAATTGGCGATGTTAATATTTATCCTGGAAAATTAAAATTAATTTTATGCGGATTCCACGAAGCAACGTTAATGTGTCAAAGTGTTTATAACAGAATTAATCCGGGCAAACGTTATGTGTTAAAATATACTACGGTTTCTGGAGTTGACGGATTCGACGGGACTAGAAAAGAAGCAGAGAAAGCAGTCGTAAAAGCAATTGAATAA
- a CDS encoding MGMT family protein — protein sequence MKNDFFERVYQIVRQIPEGRVTSYGAIAKAIGAARSARMVGYAMNASHHLEDVPAHRVVNRSGVLTGKHHFDGTNLMQQLLENEGIKVVNNQIVDFKKYFWEPSVIKK from the coding sequence ATGAAAAACGATTTTTTTGAAAGAGTTTATCAAATTGTAAGACAAATTCCAGAAGGGCGCGTAACTTCTTATGGCGCCATTGCTAAAGCAATTGGAGCGGCGCGTTCCGCAAGAATGGTAGGTTATGCTATGAATGCTTCGCATCATTTAGAAGATGTACCCGCACATAGAGTAGTCAATAGAAGCGGGGTGTTAACGGGTAAACATCATTTTGATGGCACCAATTTAATGCAACAATTACTTGAAAATGAAGGAATAAAAGTGGTGAACAATCAAATTGTCGATTTTAAAAAATATTTTTGGGAGCCTTCTGTTATAAAAAAATGA
- a CDS encoding Mrp/NBP35 family ATP-binding protein, translating into MKLDRKEILAVLETITVAGEGKNMVESGAVQNVLTFGDEVVVDVTLSTPALHIKNRTESDIKKVITEKFGAEVKIKVNIKVEVPEKQENTIKGKPIPGISNIIAVSSGKGGVGKSTITANLAVSLAKMGFKVGVLDADIYGPSMPIMFDVENAKPISVEVDGKSKMQPIQSYGVEILSIGFFTKPDQAVIWRGPMASKALNQMIFDANWGEIDFMLIDLPPGTGDIHLSIMQSLPITGAVVVSTPQAVALADAKKGVSMFMSDAVQVPVLGIVENMAYFTPEELPNNKYYIFGKEGARNLAEDLDVRMLGEIPLVQSIREAGDFGRPAALQEGTPLEAAFEELARNVVEETVKRNDNLPPTEAIKITTMAGCSAVKK; encoded by the coding sequence ATGAAATTAGATAGAAAAGAAATTTTAGCAGTGCTAGAAACTATTACTGTAGCTGGTGAAGGTAAAAATATGGTGGAGAGCGGAGCTGTCCAAAACGTATTGACTTTTGGAGATGAAGTGGTAGTAGATGTAACTTTAAGTACGCCAGCTCTTCATATCAAAAACAGAACTGAAAGTGATATTAAAAAAGTTATTACTGAAAAATTTGGTGCTGAGGTTAAAATAAAAGTTAACATTAAAGTTGAAGTGCCAGAAAAACAAGAGAATACAATAAAAGGAAAACCAATTCCAGGTATTTCTAATATCATAGCTGTTTCTTCAGGAAAAGGAGGAGTAGGTAAGTCAACGATCACGGCAAATTTAGCAGTTTCTTTAGCTAAAATGGGATTCAAAGTAGGTGTTTTAGATGCCGATATTTATGGCCCATCTATGCCAATTATGTTTGATGTGGAAAATGCAAAACCGATTTCTGTTGAAGTAGACGGAAAATCTAAAATGCAACCAATTCAAAGTTATGGTGTAGAAATTCTTTCTATTGGATTTTTTACAAAACCAGATCAAGCAGTGATTTGGAGAGGTCCAATGGCTTCAAAAGCTTTAAACCAAATGATTTTCGATGCCAATTGGGGAGAAATTGATTTTATGTTAATCGATTTACCGCCAGGAACAGGAGATATACATTTATCAATTATGCAGTCTTTACCAATTACTGGTGCAGTAGTGGTAAGTACGCCTCAAGCGGTTGCTTTAGCTGATGCTAAAAAAGGAGTTTCAATGTTTATGTCAGATGCAGTTCAGGTTCCCGTTTTAGGAATTGTAGAGAACATGGCTTATTTTACTCCAGAAGAATTGCCAAACAATAAATATTACATTTTTGGAAAAGAAGGCGCACGTAATTTAGCGGAAGACCTAGATGTTCGTATGTTAGGTGAAATTCCATTAGTGCAAAGCATTCGCGAAGCTGGTGATTTTGGTCGTCCTGCAGCACTTCAAGAAGGTACACCTTTAGAAGCTGCTTTTGAAGAATTAGCAAGAAATGTTGTGGAAGAAACAGTGAAAAGAAACGATAATCTTCCGCCGACAGAAGCAATTAAAATTACCACTATGGCTGGTTGTTCAGCGGTAAAAAAATAA
- a CDS encoding LysE family transporter yields MSFLLAFACAVLFSFIGVLPPGIVNMTVANYSVKKTLKKAKKFINGAILVVSIQTILAFTFAIYLESHPKIMQNLKVVGSVVFIVLTVFFLGKGIQSHIQSKDEVTKGVKKSKLRPFVHGVVISGLNVFPIPYYAFVGLYLSTFIEDFFTNLVGLFFVLGTTFGSFLVFLSYAYLFRKIKSNVAFFIKNINFIIAFITALIACFTLYNL; encoded by the coding sequence GTGTCTTTTTTATTAGCTTTTGCTTGTGCAGTTCTGTTTTCGTTTATCGGCGTTCTTCCTCCAGGAATTGTCAATATGACTGTAGCTAATTATAGCGTAAAAAAAACATTAAAAAAGGCTAAAAAATTTATAAATGGAGCAATATTAGTTGTCTCTATTCAAACTATTTTGGCTTTTACTTTTGCCATTTATTTGGAATCACATCCAAAAATTATGCAAAATTTAAAAGTGGTAGGGAGTGTGGTTTTTATTGTACTTACCGTTTTTTTTCTTGGTAAAGGAATACAAAGTCATATTCAATCAAAAGATGAAGTAACAAAAGGTGTTAAAAAAAGCAAACTGAGACCTTTTGTACACGGTGTTGTTATTTCAGGGTTAAATGTTTTTCCAATACCCTATTATGCTTTTGTTGGGTTGTATTTGTCAACTTTTATAGAAGATTTTTTTACCAACCTTGTTGGATTGTTTTTTGTATTAGGAACAACTTTTGGCTCGTTTTTAGTATTTCTAAGTTATGCTTATCTGTTTAGAAAAATAAAATCAAACGTAGCTTTTTTTATAAAAAATATTAATTTTATTATCGCGTTTATTACTGCTTTAATTGCTTGTTTTACACTTTACAATTTGTAA
- a CDS encoding NifU family protein → MTTEEVKLNVEKALDEIRPFLNSDGGNISLVEIIEDKHVKVRLEGACTSCSLSISTMKAGVETTIKKYVPQIETVENIA, encoded by the coding sequence ATGACAACAGAAGAAGTAAAATTAAATGTTGAAAAAGCATTAGACGAAATCAGACCGTTTTTAAATTCAGACGGCGGAAATATTTCTTTAGTAGAAATTATAGAGGACAAACATGTTAAAGTTCGATTAGAAGGCGCTTGTACGAGTTGTAGCTTGAGTATTAGTACTATGAAAGCAGGTGTTGAAACGACTATTAAAAAATACGTTCCTCAAATTGAAACCGTTGAAAATATAGCTTAG
- a CDS encoding 2Fe-2S iron-sulfur cluster-binding family protein, with translation MAQDVTIYITDRNGVKHEVQAPTDMNMNVMELIRSYELAEEGTLGICGGMAMCASCQVYVLNDVISLERNPDEEAMLDEAYHVQENSRLGCQIHISEDLEGLEIQIAPEQ, from the coding sequence ATGGCGCAAGATGTAACTATATATATTACGGATAGAAATGGTGTTAAACACGAAGTGCAAGCGCCAACCGATATGAATATGAACGTGATGGAACTAATTCGTTCTTATGAATTAGCCGAAGAAGGGACATTAGGCATTTGCGGCGGTATGGCTATGTGTGCTTCTTGCCAAGTTTATGTTTTGAATGATGTTATTTCGTTAGAGCGAAATCCAGACGAAGAAGCGATGCTAGACGAGGCTTATCATGTACAAGAAAACAGCCGATTGGGTTGTCAAATTCATATATCGGAGGATTTAGAAGGACTCGAAATTCAAATCGCACCCGAACAATAA